From the Veillonellaceae bacterium genome, the window TCATCATTGTTAAGCCGGGAAATTTCAGCTAAAAGCCGTTCTTTAGTTGTATTCTCCGGCATTGTGATTACCTCAGAGTAAATACCTATTGCTTCGCAAGCCTTATGCTTATTCGCTACATAAACTTTAGACGCCGGGTTTTCACCTACGATTATAACAGCCAACCCGGGAGTTATTCCGGACTCGACTTTCAAGGCCGCCAATTGTCGGCTCACTTCACCTTTGATTCTTGCGGCAAATTCCTTACCCTCTAAAATTGTTGCTGTCATATTACGGCCTCCATCTGATAGTTTAATCTGCTAAAATACTAAACTTGCAAAAGTAAACAGAAAGACCAAAATGCCTACTAGACCATTCCGCATAAAGTAGGCTTGAGTGACTTTACTGAAATCAGTACTGCTGACAATCGAATGCTGATATGCCAAAACTACAGCTGCCAGCACCACACCTATGTAGTAGATCCAAGATAAATTAAATAGTATACCAACTGCAACGAATGATGCAATACTTATGAAATGCATCCCTTTTGCCAAGTTCATGGCTCCTTGGATCCCAAAACGGACTGGCATCGAGTTAAGACCATGGGCTTTATCGAATTCTACATCCTGGCAGCCGTAAATAACGTCAAAAGCTGCAATCCAAATACCAACCGCTAACCCCAACAGTATAACACCTAAAGGCAGCGTGCCTTGGATGGCAATATATGCGCCTGTTGGCGCTATCGACAACGCCAAGCCGAGCACTAAATGACAAGTCCAGGAAAATCGTTTCATGTATGGATATACCGCAAGCGGAATAAGCGCGACCGGCACGAGTTTGAGCGCCAACGGATGAAGATTAGCCGCCGCCAACACAAACAGCGCCAAAGTTGCAATTATCAATGCAATAGCTTCCCAGGCCCTAACCTCGCCTGTGACCATCGGTCGTTTAGTAAAACGGGGGTGCAATCGATCATACTTCAAGTCAATGAAATTATTTAGGGCCAGGGCGGCGCTGCGCGCGCCAACCATGGCTAGCGTAATCCAAAAAAAATCGCGGCCGCTCGGAGCTCCTCCAACCGCCAGTACAGCACCCATATATGCAAACGGCAGCGCGAATACCGAATGTGATAAGGCAATATTATCAAGATGTGCTTTTAATTTACTCAAGGCCGAGTTCCTTCCACTTCTTATCTACTATATTTTTCATTTCGTCCGACATTACAATCTCATCAGGCCACTCACGAGTATGTCCTTCTTCAGGCCAAGGCTTAGTAGCATCTATTCCCACCTTAGTTCCCCAGTTAGGCATCGGCGAAGAATGATCCAGGACATCAAGCGGTCCATCCACCATGACAATATCGCGACGGGCATCAATATTATTATAAACGCGCCACCAAACTTCGTTCATATTTTGAACATCCACATGCGAATCAACTACAATAATCATTTTTGTAAACATAGCCTGCCCCATTCCCCAAAGGGCATGCATGACTTTTTTGGCATGCTGAGGAAAACTCTTCTTTATCGAAACAACCGCACAGCTGTGGAAAACGCCTTCAAGCGGCAAATTCATATCAACAATTTCCGGCAAGTGGGTTTTTAATACCGGCAGGAAAATTCGCTCGGTAGCTTTAGCCAGGAAACAATCTTCCATCGGTGGTTTACCTACAATTGTAGCAGGGTAAATTGGATCTTTGCGGTGGGTAATACAAGTAATATGGAATACCGGGTACATATCAGCTAATGAATAGTATCCAGTGTGATCGCCAAAGGGGCCCTCCCGCCGTAGTTCGTCAATATTAACATAGCCTTCAAGGACGATTTCCGAATGGGCTGGTACCTCAACATCAACAGTTTCACATTTAACCATTTCAACCGACTTTTTACGAAGGAATCCGGCAAATACCATTTCATCTATATCACGCGGCAGCGGAGCTGTTGCAGCATAAGTTAATACCGGATCACCGC encodes:
- a CDS encoding UbiA family prenyltransferase: MSKLKAHLDNIALSHSVFALPFAYMGAVLAVGGAPSGRDFFWITLAMVGARSAALALNNFIDLKYDRLHPRFTKRPMVTGEVRAWEAIALIIATLALFVLAAANLHPLALKLVPVALIPLAVYPYMKRFSWTCHLVLGLALSIAPTGAYIAIQGTLPLGVILLGLAVGIWIAAFDVIYGCQDVEFDKAHGLNSMPVRFGIQGAMNLAKGMHFISIASFVAVGILFNLSWIYYIGVVLAAVVLAYQHSIVSSTDFSKVTQAYFMRNGLVGILVFLFTFASLVF
- a CDS encoding menaquinone biosynthesis decarboxylase, translated to MAFNDLREFINALERRGWLKRITQQVSCDLEITEITDRVSKMTGDKNVALLFENVEGYDIPVLINAFGSMERMALALGVEKIDEVADEISQILKLPYISLQNKLDLVKIIPTAKRAINFPKYVKNAPCKEVIIKDQPSLDKFPILKCWPDDAGKFITLPLVFTKNPQNGKRNVGMYRMQVYDGQTTGMHWHIHKNGADNYRAHRELGLNKIEVAVAIGGDPVLTYAATAPLPRDIDEMVFAGFLRKKSVEMVKCETVDVEVPAHSEIVLEGYVNIDELRREGPFGDHTGYYSLADMYPVFHITCITHRKDPIYPATIVGKPPMEDCFLAKATERIFLPVLKTHLPEIVDMNLPLEGVFHSCAVVSIKKSFPQHAKKVMHALWGMGQAMFTKMIIVVDSHVDVQNMNEVWWRVYNNIDARRDIVMVDGPLDVLDHSSPMPNWGTKVGIDATKPWPEEGHTREWPDEIVMSDEMKNIVDKKWKELGLE